Genomic segment of Campylobacter ureolyticus ACS-301-V-Sch3b:
NNNNNNNNNNNNNNNNNNNNNNNNNNNNNNNNNNNNNNNNNNNNNNNNNNNNNNNNNNNNNNNNNNNNNNNNNNNNNNNNNNNNNNNNNNNNNNNNNNNNNNNNNNNNNNNNNNNNNNNNNNNNNNNNNNNNNNNNNNNNNNNNNNNNNNNNNNNNNNNNNNNNNNNNNNNNNNNNNNNNNNNNNNNNNNNNNNNNNNNNNNNNNNNNNNNNNNNNNNNNNNNNNNNNNNNNNNNNNNNNNNNNNNNNNNNNNNNNNNNNNNNNNNNNNNNNNNNNNNNNNNNNNNNNNNNNNNNNNNNNNNNNNNNNNNNNNNNNNNNNNNNNNNNNNNNNNNNNNNNNNNNNNNNNNNNNNNNNNNNNNNNNNNNNNNNNNNNNNNNNNNNNNNNNNNNNNNNNNNNNNNNNNNNNNNNNNNNNNNNNNNNNNNNNNNNNNNNNNNNNNNNNNNNNNNNNNNNNNNNNNNNNNNNNNNNNNNNNNNNNNNNNNNNNNNNNNNNNNNNNNNNNNNNNNNNNNNNNNNNNNNNNNNNNNNNNNNNNNNNNNNNNNNNNNNNNNNNNNNNNNNNNNNNNNNNNNNNNNNNNNNNNNNNNNNNNNNNNNNNNNNNNNNNNNNNNNNNNNNNNNNNNNNNNNNNNNNNNNNNNNNNNNNNNNNNNNNNNNNNNNNNNNNNNNNNNNNNNNNNNNNNNNNNNNNNNNNNNNNNNNNNNNNNNNNNNNNNNNNNNNNNNNNNNNNNNNNNNNNNNNNNNNNNNNNNNNNNNNNNNNNNNNNNNNNNNNNNNNNNNNNNNNNNNNNNNNNNNNNNNNNNNNNNNNNNNNNNNNNNNNNNNNNNNNNNNNNNNNNNNNNNNNNNNNNNNNNNNNNNNNNNNNNNNNNNNNNNNNNNNNNNNNNNNNNNNNNNNNNNNNNNNNNNNNNNNNNNNNNNNNNNNNNNNNNNNNNNNNNNNNNNNNNNNNNNNNNNNNNNNNNNNNNNNNNNNNNNNNNNNNNNNNNNNNNNNNNNNNNNNNNNNNNNNNNNNNNNNNNNNNNNNNNNNNNNNNNNNNNNNNNNNNNNNNNNNNNNNNNNNNNNNNNNNNNNNNNNNNNNNNNNNNNNNNNNNNNNNNNNNNNNNNNNNNNNNNNNNNNNNNNNNNNNNNNNNNNNNNNNNNNNNNNNNNNNNNNNNNNNNNNNNNNNNNNNNNNNNNNNNNNNNNNNNNNNNNNNNNNNNNNNNNNNNNNNNNNNNNNNNNNNNNNNNNNNNNNNNNNNNNNNNNNNNNNNNNNNNNNNNNNNNNNNNNNNNNNNNNNNNNNNNNNNNNNNNNNNNNNNNNNNNNNNNNNNNNNNNNNNNNNNNNNNNNNNNNNNNNNNNNNNNNNNNNNNNNNNNNNNNNNNNNNNNNNNNNNNNNNNNNNNNNNNNNNNNNNNNNNNNNNNNNNNNNNNNNNNNNNNNNNNNNNNNNNNNNNNNNNNNNNNNNNNNNNNNNNNNNNNNNNNNNNNNNNNNNNNNNNNNNNNNNNNNNNNNNNNNNNNNNNNNNNNNNNNNNNNNNNNNNNNNNNNNNNNNNNNNNNNNNNNNNNNNNNNNNNNNNNNNNNNNNNNNNNNNNNNNNNNNNNNNNNNNNNNNNNNNNNNNNNNNNNNNNNNNNNNNNNNNNNNNNNNNNNNNNNNNNNNNNNNNNNNNNNNNNNNNNNNNNNNNNNNNNNNNNNNNNNNNNNNNNNNNNNNNNNNNNNNNNNNNNNNNGTATAAATTTGATCCTATGGATTTTGAAACAGATTATAGCTCTCAGTGAAATCAAAACTATCCCAAGTATAAATTTGATCCTATGGATTTTGAAACAATATAGAAGTGGAATACCTATTTTAAAAGATATTGTATAAATTTGATCCTATGGATTTTGAAACTAACTATTGATAACAGTGGAAAAGTTGTTAATAAGTATAAATTTGATCCTATGGATTTTGAAACTTAGATATAATATACTAATATTTACAAAGTTTTAAGTATAAATTTAATCCTATGGATTTTGAAACCTACATTCTTGTTTCATAAGATAAACAATGCTTTTGTATAAATTTGATCCTATGGATTTTGAAACTCATCAAAAGGCAAGTAGTTTTCTTTCCAGCTCAAGTATAAATTTGATCCTATGGATTTTGAAACTTTTCTTTGATAATATCTTCAAAACGCATATTTGGTATAAATTTGATCCTATGGATTTTGAAACAGCTATCATTGTCTTTAAACATCACAAGATATCCTTTTGTATAAATTTGATCCTATGGATTTTGAAACCCAGTAAGTGGATTGTTTGTATCTAGTCCAGATAATGTATAAATTTGATCCTATGGATTTTGAAACTAGAACTTACTCAAACGAACATAAATTTTTAACAGGGTATAAATTTGATCCTATGGATTTTGAAACAATTTGCAGTTAATGTTGGGATTAAAAGAGCTCTGTATAAATTTGATCCTATGGATTTTGAAACCATAATGATGCTTTGTGTTGAAAACATGGCAGACGCGTATAAATTTAATCCTATGGATTTTGAAACGTAAATCTAGGAAATTCTCTTAGAGAATATTTAAAAATATTCAAAACACCTTTTATAGACAAGGAACAAAAATATCTAAATTCTACAACTTATGAGTGGCAAGATGATAATAATGTGAGATTTCGTTGTATTGTAGATCACATTGAAGAGAAGTGTATAAGAGGGGAGGACCACAACTGTCACTACCCCCCTCTCGTGATACAATTATAACATTTTACTTTGATAGAAATCTTAATGAAAAAATGATATTTAAAAATTCTAAAGTTGAAGAATATTATTCAAATTTAGATATTGAGAGTATTAAAAAAGATTTAGAGAACATTAAATCTTTAAGCAACGACTTTAATAATATTTTTTCAAATTCAGATGATGATAAGACTACACAAGAAGATGTATAAATTTGATCCTATGGATTTTGAAACACTAAAGAGGTTTTAAGTAAAAATAAAGCAGGGATAGTATAAATTTGATCCTATGGATTTTGAAACATAATTAAATAATAATTAAAGGATAAGAAATGAATTTTAAATATGTAGTTTTGCAAACTGAAAAAGAAGCTTTAAACTATTTAGAAAGCATAAAAGATAATTTAGCTGATGATATTTATAAAAAAGCAAAAGATAGAATAAAATTTAACTATTTAGATGATGATAGGAAAATGACAATTAAAAGTTTAAATGACTTTATAGTAGTTTTAGAACTTGCAAAACAAGGAAAATATGAAGAAGCCGATGAAAAGGCTATGGAATTTGCAGTTGAAAATATGAATATATGGTTAAAAGAAGAGGGAATTGCAAAATGAAAAAACCTCTAGTATAAATTTTATCCCATTATTTTTCAGAACTAAAAAGTAAAATACTTGTAAGGCTAATATAAATATAAAAGTATCTAATTGATTTTGTAAGTTTTTAAAATAATTTTTTAGTTTAAAACAAAAAGTGATGATTACAAAAATATATTTGACCAGCTTATGTTTTTAGTGGTAAAACATAAGCCTAAGATCAATTATAAATAATTATATTTTTTTATTTTTTAGGACAAATTGAGTTTGGCTGGATTCTTGTTTCATTTTGTTTTGTAATGATCATTAGAGCCTTGCCTGTTTGAAATTCGCACAATTTTCCTCCTTGAGTTGAAGTTTTTATTTTTCCATCAATACTGGTTTTATATGCAATCGTTACTCCATCAACTATTTTTTTATCTCCTACCATGCTTCCAGCTACTGCTCCACCAGCAGCACCTGCTACACCGCCAGCTGTTGTTCCAGCCACGCTTCCACCACTTCCTACATTATATCCTACAACTGCACCTGCAACCGCACCAAGAACTCCGCCAGCTGTTTGAGCCAACCTTCTATTTTCGCTATTATCAACAGCTATTTTTGCAGGTGATACCTGTATTATTTGAACATTTTGAGCATTTTGCTCTTGGTTGAGCTGTGAGGCATCATAAATATTTCCACCAACTGGATTTGATGTTGTTGAGCAACCACTCACAAATATTGCACCAATTATGCTAGCTGAAATAATATATCTTTTCATAAAAAATCCTTTATATATAAATTTTTTCTTTATTATATAAAAATAGAAGCAATTATCATTTAATATTTTATAAATGCTATTAAATTCGCCTATTTTAAACAAATAAAGCTAAAATTAACTGCTTTTTGATAAAATATCATAATTTTAATATAAAGAAAAAATATGGAAAATGAAGAGATAAAGACTTATTTAAACAATTTAAAACAAAAAACCCCTTTGATTCATTGCATAACAAATTATGTAACAGTAACTAGAGGTGGAGAAACTTATGATTTTTTGTATAAATTTGATCCTATGGATTTTGAAACCAGGGTTATTAAAATCATCATTGTAAAAGTTTGTAGTATAAATTTGATCCTATGGATTTTGAAACAAAAAATACAAGAGAAGCGAGGAAGAACGAGAAGGTATAAATTTGATCCTATGGATTTTGAAACAAAAATCACGTGTTGAAGTGCAAAATAATCAAACTGGTATAAATTTGATCCTATGGATTTTGAAACTTGCTTCTAAGATCTGTGAATAAATTTCATCATTAGCGTATAAATTTGATCCTATGGATTTTGAAACAGATTATAGCTCTCAGTGAAATCAAAACTATCCCAAGTATAAATTTGATCCTATGGATTTTGAAANNNNNNNNNNNNNNNNNNNNNNNNNNNNNNNNNNNNNNNNNNNNNNNNNNNNNNNNNNNNNNNNNNNNNNNNNNNNNNNNNNNNNNNNNNNNNNNNNNNNAAAAAATATGGAAAATGAAGAGATAAAGACTTATTTAAACAATTTAAAACAAAAAACCCCTTTGATTCATTGCATAACAAATTATGTAACAGTAAATGATGTCGCAAATTCACTAATCGCAATTGGTGCAAGTCCTGTTATGGCTGATGAGCCAAGCGAAAGTGGTGAAATAACTGCTATTTCAAATGGACTTTTAATAAATTTAGGAACTTTAAATTTAAATACTATAAAAGCTATGCAAAACTCTATAAAAATGGCAAATTCTCTAAATTTGCCAGTAGTTTTGGATCCTGTTGGGGTTGGAGCAAGCACTCTTAGAAACGAAACTGCCATAAATTTTTTAAAAGAGTATAAATTTAGCATCATAAAAGGAAATATTTCAGAAATTAAGTTTTTAAATGGCGAAAAAAGTATAGCAAAAGGCGTTGATGCTAGCTTAAAAGATTTAAATGATGATATTTTAAATAGAGTAAATTTAGCAAAAGAACTTAGTATAAAAACAGATGCGGCTATTGTCATAACTGGTAAAATAGATGTTGTTGCTTTTAAAAATGAGGCTTATTTATTAAAAAATGGAAGCTCTTTAATGGGTAAATTTTCAGGAAGTGGGTGTATTTTAGGAGGAATTTGCGCAGCCTTTTTAGCCTCAAATACCAATCCTTTAAAATCCGCTATTATGGGAGTTTTAGCTGAATGCATAGCAGGAGAGTTAGTAAGGGGAAAAAATGTTTTAAGCGATATGGGAAGTATGAAATTTAAAAATGGTTTAATTGATGAAATTTATCTTATTGATGATAAAAAAATACAAGATTTAGCAAAAATTGAAAAGGTTGTAAAATGAGAATTTTATCTATTTTTATTCTTACTTTAAGCATTGGCTTTTCAAATGTAAATAGTGAGTTTGAAAACAAAACTAATGATGAAATTTATGATCCGCTAATTGGATATAACCGCGTTATGACATCTATAAATTCAGCATTTTATAACTATATCATGTATCCTGTAAGCTACACATACGATTATGTGATGCCAGATCCAATTCAAGGAGCTTTTAGTAATTTTTTTGATAATTTAATGTATCCAATAAGGCTTGTTAATAATCTTTTACAAGCAAAATTTCAAAACTCATGGAATGAAACAAAGCGTTTTTTAATAAATACAACCGTTGGATTTGCTGGTTTTAGTGATGCTGCTACAATGCATTTTGACATGCCTAAACATAATGAAGATTTTGGGCAAACTCTTGGAGCTTGGGGTTTTTCAGATGGATTTTATATAGTTTGGCCAATACTTGGACCATCAAGTTTAAGAGATAGTTTTGGGCTTGTTGGGGATTATTTTACAAATCCTATAAGCTATGTAAATGATGATGCTAAGAGGCTTTATATAAATATAGGAAAAGATGTAAACGAGGAGTCTTTAGATCCTGGAGCTAAAAAACGAGCAGTTGAGGGAAAAGATGATCCATATATTTTTATAAGAGATAGCTATTTTAAAAAAAGAAAATTTGAAATTTTAGAATGATATTTAAAATTTAGTTTTAGTATTTGTTTTAAATTTATTTCTAATAAGAATTATAAATTTATAAAAATTTAACTCTAAATTTTGTATAATACGACCTTTGGAGAGTAAAACGATCT
This window contains:
- the thiM gene encoding hydroxyethylthiazole kinase; amino-acid sequence: KNMENEEIKTYLNNLKQKTPLIHCITNYVTVNDVANSLIAIGASPVMADEPSESGEITAISNGLLINLGTLNLNTIKAMQNSIKMANSLNLPVVLDPVGVGASTLRNETAINFLKEYKFSIIKGNISEIKFLNGEKSIAKGVDASLKDLNDDILNRVNLAKELSIKTDAAIVITGKIDVVAFKNEAYLLKNGSSLMGKFSGSGCILGGICAAFLASNTNPLKSAIMGVLAECIAGELVRGKNVLSDMGSMKFKNGLIDEIYLIDDKKIQDLAKIEKVVK
- a CDS encoding VacJ family lipoprotein, which encodes MRILSIFILTLSIGFSNVNSEFENKTNDEIYDPLIGYNRVMTSINSAFYNYIMYPVSYTYDYVMPDPIQGAFSNFFDNLMYPIRLVNNLLQAKFQNSWNETKRFLINTTVGFAGFSDAATMHFDMPKHNEDFGQTLGAWGFSDGFYIVWPILGPSSLRDSFGLVGDYFTNPISYVNDDAKRLYINIGKDVNEESLDPGAKKRAVEGKDDPYIFIRDSYFKKRKFEILE